One part of the Xiphophorus maculatus strain JP 163 A chromosome 1, X_maculatus-5.0-male, whole genome shotgun sequence genome encodes these proteins:
- the LOC102220526 gene encoding 6-phosphofructo-2-kinase/fructose-2,6-bisphosphatase 2-like yields MAAIHKKPCTASESSTESKRTDLKSNEKKGSWAYYMTNSPLLIVLVGLPARGKTYISKKLTRYLNWIGVPTKVFNLGAYRREAVQSYKSYDFFRHDNEEAMKIRTQCALVALQDVKTYLSKEGGQIAVFDATNTTRERRALILNFAQENSFKVFFVESVCDDPEVIAENIMEVKVSSPDYPERDRELVMDDFLKRIECYKVTYEPLEPDEHDMNLSFIKVINVGRRFLVNKVQDSIQSKIVYYLMNIHVHTHSIYLCRHGESLHNLEGRLGGDSGLSERGKKFAVELKAFVNEQNLSDLKVWTSQLKPTIQTAEELGVPYEQWKILNEIDAGVCEEMTYAMIEEKYPEEFAMRDEDKYHYRYPGGESYQDLVQRLEPVIMELERQGNVLVICHQAVMRCLLAYFLDKGADDLPYMKCPLHTVLKLTPVAYGCKVEMFDLKVEAVNTHRDRPLIKVRTPPLLFRRNSFDPLSTEYQIKRPRMYSMSNVSPSPALPPPAFPSTPISKGIKSLQRENSLDCFSTPDTGEKST; encoded by the exons ATGGCTGCCATACACAAGAAACCTTGTACTGCTTCAGAAAGCTCCACTGAGTCCAAAAGGACGGACCTAAAGAGCAATGAGAAGAAGGGCT CTTGGGCCTATTACATGACCAATTCTCCACTTCTGATTGTGTTGGTTGGGTTGCCTGCAAGGGGGAAAACGTACATTTCCAAGAAGTTGACACGCTACCTCAACTGGATCGGAGTTCCAACAAAGG TCTTTAATCTTGGGGCTTATAGGAGAGAAGCAGTGCAGTCATACAAGTCCTATGACTTCTTCAGACATGACAATGAAGAGGCAATGAAAATTAGAAC ACAGTGTGCTTTGGTGGCACTGCAGGATGTTAAAACCTATCTGAGCAAGGAAGGAGGTCAGATTGCT GTTTTTGATGCCACCAACACTACCAGGGAGAGGAGGGCACTCATCCTTAATTTTGCACAAGAAAATTCATTCAAG GTCTTTTTTGTGGAATCAGTATGTGATGATCCAGAGGTCATAGCTGAAAACATCATG GAAGTGAAGGTCTCCAGCCCAGATTACCCTGAAAGGGACAGAGAACTTGTCATGGACGATTTTCTAAAGAGAATAGAGTGTTATAAAGTCACCTATGAACCTTTAGAACCGGACGAACATGACAT GAACCTGTCCTTTATTAAGGTCATTAACGTTGGCCGTCGCTTCTTGGTGAACAAGGTGCAGGATTCCATCCAAAGTAAGATAGTGTACTACCTGATGAACATCCATGTGCACACCCACTCCATCTACCTTTGTCGGCATGGAGAGAGCCTCCACAATTTGGAGGGACGCCTGGGAGGCGACTCTGGCCTTTCAGAGAGAGGAAAGAAG TTTGCTGTGGAACTGAAAGCGTTTGTGAACGAGCAAAATCTTTCTGACCTGAAGGTCTGGACCAGCCAGCTGAAGCCTACCATTCAGACGGCGGAAGAGCTGGGTGTCCCCTACGAGCAGTGGAAGATACTTAACGAAATCGACGCT GGAGTGTGTGAGGAAATGACCTATGCGATGATTGAGGAAAAGTACCCAGAGGAGTTTGCTATGAGAGACGAGGACAAATACCATTACCGCTACCCTGGTGGAGAG TCCTACCAAGACCTGGTTCAGCGTCTGGAGCCGGTTATCATGGAGCTGGAGCGACAGGGCAACGTTCTGGTCATCTGCCATCAGGCTGTCATGCGCTGTTTGCTCGCTTATTTCTTGGACAAGGGCGCAG ATGATCTACCCTACATGAAGTGTCCCCTGCACACTGTCCTGAAACTCACCCCAGTGGCTTATG GATGCAAAGTGGAAATGTTTGATCTGAAAGTGGAAGCTGTTAACACTCACAGGGACAGACCATtg ATCAAAGTGAGAACGCCGCCACTTTTATTCCGCAGGAACAGCTTTGATCCGCTGTCCACCGAATACCAGATTAAACGGCCCCGTATGTACAGTATGAGCAATGTTTCACCTTCACCCGCACTCCCTCCTCCAGCTTTTCCCAGTACACCGATATCCAAGGGCATCAAATCGCTGCAAAGAGAG AACTCTCTGGATTGTTTCAGCACTCCAGACACGGGAGAAAAAAGCACATAG
- the LOC102229931 gene encoding complement receptor type 1-like — MRIATGTIVILSFAFLATAQVAQECSAPLEYPHTRLENKFTSRQKFSSGEKVYYGCAEDFTPSKGSRSVECLNGKWTQLTLKCEKIACGNAGDLPNGHFRYEGQTYVGEKVYAKCNEGYMLKGMSYMICKRSGWTGEFPSCEEKKITCSSPVVNNSVKSGTEVSVHHVGDTMNITCSTGFQLDGAQQLTCGSDGQWEPKLPQCLLSPDKRPAGGCDAPLIFSSANANLADKYITMTSFSSGDKVYYRCDVGYTPAGGSRIRKCDNGKWTPLKLKCERKLCGHAGDMSNGQFVYTGVEFGDTATAVCDEGFILVGRATRHCMSNGWDGRPPVCEAVECQEPTETNAQRRNFQEPPYTFRNVIQYGCQVGSLVGSREIWCTNNGTWSSPPPQCKVIRCRSPNIPNAFWINSHKKTYRPMEAISSFKCKSGYTFSGPAHITCGSEGQWLQRLPKCLPKMKRG, encoded by the exons ATGAGGATCGCCACTGGGACCATTGTGATTTTATCGTTTGCTTTTTTAgcaacag CTCAGGTGGCGCAGGAGTGTTCCGCTCCGCTGGAGTATCCGCACACCCGACTGGAAAACAAATTCACGTCTAGACAGAAGTTCAGCAGCGGGGAGAAGGTTTACTACGGCTGCGCCGAGGACTTCACTCCATCCAAAGGGAGCAGATCTGTGGAGTGTCTGAATGGAAAGTGGACCCAACTGACTCTAAAATGCGAAA AGATAGCATGTGGCAACGCCGGAGATCTCCCCAATGGACACTTCCGCTATGAAGGCCAAACGTACGTTGGGGAGAAAGTTTATGCCAAATGCAACGAGGG ATACATGCTGAAAGGAATGAGCTACATGATATGCAAGAGGTCTGGATGGACTGGTGAATTTCCATCATGTGAAG agaaaaaaatcacatgctCTAGTCCAGTGGTGAACAACTCAGTGAAGAGTGGCACGGAGGTTTCAGTTCACCATGTTGGAGACACCATGAACATCACCTGTAGCACTGGTTTCCAGTTGGATGGAGCACAGCAGCTCACCTGTGGGTCCGATGGCCAGTGGGAGCCGAAACTCCCTCAGTGTTTACTGTCCCCTGATAAAAGGCCTG CAGGTGGATGTGATGCACCACTCATTTTCAGCAGCGCCAATGCCAACCTTGCTGACAAGTACATCACTATGACCTCGTTTTCTTCTGGCGACAAAGTCTACTACCGCTGTGACGTGGGATATACTCCAGCGGGTGGCAGCAGGATTCGCAAATGTGACAATGGAAAATGGACGCCTCTGAAGCTAAAATGTGAAC GAAAGCTGTGTGGCCACGCTGGAGACATGTCAAACGGACAGTTCGTCTACACCGGTGTAGAGTTTGGAGATACAGCTACAGCTGTGTGTGATGAGGG GTTTATACTCGTAGGTCGGGCCACCAGGCACTGCATGAGCAACGGCTGGGACGGTCGTCCTCCTGTCTGTGAAG CTGTCGAGTGTCAAGAGCCAACAGAGACGAATGCTCAGAGGAGAAATTTCCAGGAGCCGCCATACACATTCAGGAATGTGATTCAATATGGGTGCCAAGTGGGGAGCCTTGTGGGATCGAGGGAGATATGGTGCACCAACAATGGGACATGGAGCTCACCTCCTCCACAATGCAAAG TTATAAGATGCCGGTCACCAAATATTCCCAATGCCTTCTGGATTAACTCTCACAAGAAAACGTATCGCCCTATGGAGGCCATCAGTTCATTTAAATGCAAGTCTGGCTATACTTTTTCTGGACCAGCACACATCACCTGTGGCAGTGAGGGCCAATGGCTGCAGAGGCTTCCAAAATGTCTTCCCA AAATGAAGAGGGGCTAA